In Desulfobacter hydrogenophilus, the genomic stretch GTGTGATGGCATTGATGTAAAGATGGGTCAGAGCAAGTCCGAATGCGCTGAAATCCTCGCGCAGCCTTTGGGTAAGGCCCTTTCCCAGTTCATCGTAATGCTCCGGCAAATCAAAAAGGGAGGAGACCTTCTCTCCAATATAGTCGTTGAACCTGGACACCACCACCTGGTTGAGGTAATCGCTGATATCGGCACTTGTATAAATGCCCTGGGTACCGGCCAGGGTGTTGATGAACAGAACCGGCTGAACAATTTTTAAGTTAAAGACACCAAAGGCTCTGAGCCTTACCAGGCCAAGGTCCTTGTCCTTGAATGCCACCGGATCCCGGGTCCCCCATTTCAGATTGGTAAAGGTTTTTAAATTGGCAAAAAAAACTTCTGCTTTCAGCGGGCTCTCCATGGCCCAGGGAAGGCTTGCGATTTTTGTCAGAATGGGGATGTTTGCGGTTTTTAAGGTGTGCCGTCCGGGACCAAAGGCACCAACCGCCTTTCCCTGGTAGAAGAAGACAGCGGCTTGACTTTCCCGGACGATGAGTTGGGCCCCAAATTTGATTTCGCCGGAGCCTTTTTCCGGCAGACGGTGAACCAGTTCCTGTCCAGTTTCGTCAAACCATTCCAGCACTTCAAGGTAAATCAGGTTGTTGGTTCCCATGGTCGCCTCCTTGCTGTTTTTTTGAGCGGGGTTAGGTCTAAGAAAAAAGTTCTTTTATTCTAAAAGAAGCTGACAACCGGTGTCAAACGATATTCGACGGTGGGTTTGGATAAATAGCTATATTGACAAGGTATTAGACCTATATTATTTATATATCTTTTATGAAAGGCTTAATTCGGGTATGGTTCCGGGTTGAACCATGGGGTTTTAAAGAGGAGTTTAAAAATATGCCGGACCGGGATCAGCAGGAAAAAGAGCAGTTCCGTCGCCTTTTTGGCCGGCGGGGATTAGATCGCTTTGAGGAGCGGTTTCAGATACTCGACTCTTTTTTAAAATTGGAAGGCCACGTAAGTCTCGCCCAGATTGCCGATCAGGTAAGGCAGGATGGCCTGGGGGTGGATAATGAATTTCTGCAGCAGTGCATGGATCAGCTGTGCCGGTTCGGATTTGCCAGTCAGGTGGTGTTTGACCGGGATGAAACCCTTCTATACGAACACCGTCAGCTCGGGGTGCATCATGATCATATGGTCTGTACCCAATGTGGTGCAATTATTGAGTTCAATGATGACGCTTTAGAACATCTTCAGGAAAAACTGGCTGCTGAATATGGCTTTTTTATGCTTCAACATAAAATGGAAATTTATGGCCTTTGTGGTCAGTGCATGGCGCAACGTGATGATTTAATACCCTTGTCCAAGGCAAGAATTGGAGAAAAGGTAGAGATCGTCAATGTGGCTGCCGGCAGGAAAATGCAGATGCGGTTTGCTTCCATGGGGCTTCGGACAGGTATCTTTGTTGAAATTATTTCCAGCGCCATGGGGGGGCAGATTGTCATTGCATCAGATTGCAACCGCTTGATTCTGTGTGCAGGGATGGCTTCTAAAATATGGGTTCGCCCCGAAAAAAGATCCGAGGGGGTATCCGATGACGGCACTGGGGGACAGTTCCTACCGTTTTTTAGTGAGTCCCTGCCAATTATTCGGATGGCACCGGGAAAACAGGGTAGTATTGCCCGGGTGAACGGTGGACACTTTTCGCGGCGGCGACTGGGAAAAATGGGGTTTCACCCGGGCGTTCTTGTCCAGGTAATCAATAACAGCCCGTTATCAAAGTCCATTGAGGTCATGGTGCGGGGGCATCGGTTTTCTCTATCAGAAAAAGATGCGTCGAAAATTTTTGTGGAGAACATCACGCCGTAATTTTTTTTGCATGCCAAGGTGATTTTCTGATATACCGAGTACGATGTGATTGAAACCAAAGTCGACCGGAGATGTTTATGTATCGTGTAAAAAAAAATTATAGTTTAATAATTTTAGTTTGTTGTCTTTTTATTTTTTTATGTGCAGGCATGGCGTTGGCCTCGGAACGGCTATCGGTGAGGTCCTCTGTTGCCAATCTGAGAAACGGTTCGGGAACCAAATATAAGGTGCTGTGGCAGGTGGAAAAATATCACCCTTTCCTGGTGATCAATAAAAAAAAGGACTGGTATGAAGTAAAAGATTTTGAGGGGGATACGGCTTGGATTCATAAAACTCTGCTGGGGAAAACGGATACTGTGATTTCAATAAAATCAAAATGCAATATCCGCTCAAAACCGGATACATCAGGTGATATTGTCCTCAGAGTGGAGAGGGGGGTACCTTTCAAAGTGCTCGGTCGTAAAGGCGACTGGATTAATATTGAGCATACGGACGGCGAAGTTGGCTGGATTTTTAAAAAATTGGTGTGGTAGCTCAGGTGAATAATTAAATTTTATAAGGTAGAACTTTTATGGCAAATCAAGGCGTATCAAATGAGCGTAAAAAGGAACTGGCGCAGATGGATCCATTTCAGGTGGGATCCACCAAGTTCGTTCAATGGGCCTCTGCCCACAAAAAATTGTTGATGATATCGGCCGGTGCGCTGGTTGGGGTGGTAGTTGTTTTTTCTGCGATTATGTTCAGTTTTAAACAGTCTGAAATTAAGGCATCTGAACTGGCTGCCAACGCCTATGAAAAATATGAAGAACAATATTCCCAGGACCAGGATGCCCAGAAAGGATATGATGCGGTTAAGGATGATTTTCAAACGCTTTTTGATGAATATCCAAACACTAGTGCCGGGCGCATGGCGCTGATTGATTTTGGGAAAATATGTTTTGATGCCAAGGTCTATGATCAAGCATTTGATCTGTATTCCCAGGCACTGTCAACCGTGGGGAATAAGGCCGGCGTCAAGAATTTTTTGCTTTGTACCATGGGAACCATCTGCGAATTAAAAAATGAGCTGGAACAGGGGAAATCATATTATTTGCGGGTGGAAAAGGGCGCCTCCAATCTTTTAAAGGATGATGCCCGGTTTGCCCTGGCGCTGATTTATGAAAAACTCAATGATACCGATGCCGGTCATCAGATGTATAAAAAAATTGCCGAAAGCCCGGGATCTTCCATTTATAAAGCCATAGCCCAGGCCCGGATCCATAAATAGCATTTGAACAAAAAATCACTCATCTGCGGCGTTGCATCTGGGCAATTTTGTGCGCATGCGCTTCTTTCTCGAGTCTTTCAAACACTGGGTTTTCGGTCAGACATTAGACACAAACTAAAAAAGGCTGCCTGGGCGGGGCAGCCTTTTTTAGAAAAGGAAAAAAAGATGAAAAACTAACCTTGGTTAGTGAAAATGTTAAATGCAATTGTCCTGCCATTTAATCATAAGTTTTTCATATTAATTTGTAATTTACTGAAAATAAACTATATATTTATTTTATTTTGAAACATTAGATAACTGCTTCTGCGGTTATGGCATGAATGCGTTCAAAAATTTGAACTTTAGATGTTCCATTTTTCCGAAAAGAGAGCGTACGGCCGAAGTAATGATCTTTCCCAGAGTTCAAAATTTTGAACCATGATCTGACATTATTTATTATCCAGCTTTAACTCCTTGTCCAGATTGAATTTTTTTAGTTTCTGGTTCAAACCACTTTTTCCGATGCCAAGAATCTTTGCTGCTTTGGTTTGGACATTGCCGGATATCTTCATTGCTCGCAAAATCATTCTTTTTTCTACTGCGGCAAGGGTTTCAGAAAGGCCTACGCCATCGGGGATGCCGTCAAGTTGAAGTGTGCCGGATTTGGGGTTTCGGATTTGGGACGGGAGGTCTGAAACCGTGATCATGTTGCCCGGAGCCAGGATGACAGCCCTTTCAATGACGTTTTCCAGTTCCCTGACATTGCCTTTCCACTCATAGTCACACAGCCGCTGGACTGCTTCTTTGTCAATACCGGTGACAACGCCGGCAGTCTCCGGGCCCTGGGTGTATTTCTTTATGAAATGATTTATAAGTAAAGGAATGTCCTCTATCCTGTCACGCAAAGGAGGGATGTTGGCTTTGACCACGTTGAGACGATAGTACAGATCTTCCCTGAAATTACCTTTTTTAACTTCGTCTTCCAGTATTTTGTTGGTGGCGGCAATGAGTCTGAAATCCACAGGCAGGCTTACAGTCCCGCCAACCCGCTCCACAGTTCGTTCCTGGAGCACCCGTAACAGTTTTACCTGGAGCGGCATTGGAAGTTCTCCGATTTCATCCAGAAAAAGCGTGCCTTTATCCGCCATTTCAAACCGACCTTTTTTCAACCCCGCCGCCCCTGTGAATGCCCCTTTTTCATGTCCGAAAAGTTCACTTTCTAAAAGAGACTGGGCAAACGCAGAACAGTTCACTGCAACCAGGAGGTGATCCTTGCGCATGCTGTTATAATGAATCGATTTGGCCACAAGCTCCTTACCGGTGCCGCTTTCACCTTCAACCAGCACCGAGGCACTAGTCGGGGCGACCTTTTTAATGATTTCGTACAGCCCCTGCATGAGCTTGCTTTTCCCGATGATGTTGTCAAACTGGTACCGGGACTGGATTGCGCCCTTAAGAAGCGTGTTCTCCTGGATAATTTTGGACATGGACAGGGCTTTGGCAATGTGAGCAATGAGGGCGTCATTTTCAAACGGTTTTAAAATAAAGGTATATGCGCCTTTGTGCATGGCTTCCACCGCTTTTTCCACACTGCCGAATGCTGTCATGATGATCACCGGAAGATCCGGTTTTATCTGTTTGGCCTTTTCCAAAAGGTCAATGCCGGACATGCCTGGCATCTTGACATCGGATAAGACCAGGTCAATAGGCTGGGTCTTAAGAATATCCAGTGCCTCCATCCCGCTTGATGCGGTGAACGGGGTATATCCTTCTTCGGACAGAACTTCCCCTATAATCATTGGGTAGTGTTTTTCATCATCTACAATCAATATATTTTCCATTAGAACTCCTGGATATTTTGCGGCGCTGCGGGCAGGCGTATCTCCACTCTGGTTCCGCAGGGTTCAGCGTTGGTTATGTTGATTTCCCCCTGGTGCGCCTGAATGATGTTTTTAATGATACCAAGGCCTAAACCGGTTCCCATTTCCTTGGTGGTGAAAAAGGGCGTCCAGATTTTTTTCAGCACATCTTCGTCAATGCCCGGGCCTGTATCTGAAAAGCTGGCATGGACAAACCCGGACTCATGCCATGTGGCAATGGTGATGCTTCCATTCTCCTGGCCCATGGCCTGAAATGCATTTAGAAAAATATTTAAAAATGCCTGATAGAGCATGGCAGGATCACCAAGAATATCTGGAGGACAGCCCTGGTATTTCCGGATAATCTTGATATCTTTATGCTCCTCTGAGGACGCTAAAAAAGCGATGTTTTTTTCTATGATGTCTTCCAGGCAGCAGGGTCTTAAATCTGCGATTTTAGGTTTTGCAAAATCAAGGAAATCTGTAATGATGCGGTCTAAACGGGTGGATTCTTCAACAATGATTCCCGGAATACTGCTGGATGGGTCCCATTTGGCCATCTTCTTTTTCATCAGCTGCGCAGAGCTTTTTATAATACCTAAAGGGTTGCGAATTTCGTGTGATACACCGGCGGTCATTTCACCGATCGCGGACAGGTGCTCTGCCTGACGCAGTTTTTCTTCCAGCTTGAGCCGTTCTTCAGCCCTTCGCTCAATAATATTTTCTCCATGTTTCACCACAAACCTAAGAATAAGAAAAAGAATGCCCATGATTATGGCGCAACTGACGACAATTAATCCCTGGAGTTTAAATACCTCCTGATAATCGTCAGAGACATCCCTGATAATTTCAATAACGCCGATTACCATCCTGTCCTTTTCCCGGGTGAGTTGGACCTCCTGCATCAAAGGGGCAAAGGTGATAATTTTTGTCTCTTGGGGGAACCAGAATGTTAGTTCAATCCAGTTGCCCTGCTGAACGAGCTTGGAGGTCACCTTTTTTTTCATGGCTTTTTCATAATGGACCCCACCAACATTCTCTTTGCCGATCTGAGCTTTATCCAGGCTGTAGGCAATAATATTGTCCGTTGCGTATATATTGACCATTTCCACATGGAAACTGTGCAGGGTACTTTTAACAACCGTGTCAAGAAGTTGATACTGATCAGGTTCCCGCAATTTTATCTCTCCATGTTTGAAAACCACAGGCCATACAAATCTTAAAAATATTTGGTGGTTCAGATTTTCCACTAGGAGTCGGTTATATTCTTTACTTTTTTCAAGGAGTATTTTTCTTACCCAGTGGGCATTTAACGCTGCAATAACAATGGTTGCCGTCAGCATAACAATAAGACTTGAGACAGTGAAGGCCTTGACGAGGACAAACGGTCGGGTGCCGGAATTGCCGGGTTCTTTCTGTTGTTTTTTTTTCACATTAATCCGTTTTTTATATTTCTGTTATGAAAAAAAAATTCATATTTTTGGGGGAGTTTTAATTTGACAAATACTTTTTTTATTTGCTATTCAACCTGTTAAACAGTTTGATTCTGCTTGACTTTGCGTTCATTTCGTATCAAATATATAGTCATATTAATTAGGATATCAATAATTATTATTTGCATTCTTAAGTTCAGACCCTTTGCGACAGCCAAAATTTAGGATAGATGCGTATGATATTCGGGAAAAAAGATCACCTTGTAGGTATAGACATTGGGGCTGCTTTCATCAAAGTGGCCGAACTGAAAATGAGCAAGAAAGGCAGTACGCTTCATAAATTCGGCATCGCAAAAGTCCCCGACGGCATGATTCAGGACGGCCGGATTATCGATATGGAGGGGGTTGCTGAAATTATTCGCTCCTTATTTCAGTCGCAGAAGATTAAGGAAAAAAATGTGGCGCTTTCCACCGGCGGCAATTCCGTGGTAATCAAAACCATCAGCACATCGAAGGTGCCTGATGAGGAACTGCATAGAAATATCCGGGCTGAAGCCGAGCAATATATCCCTTACGATATAGATGATGTCAATATCGATTACCAAATCCTGGGTGACAGTGAGCATTCTGTGGAACAGATGAATGTGCTTCTTGTCGCGGTAAGGCAGGACCTGGTGGATGAATATGTTGAGCTGATCCATATGGCTGGCCTTAATCCCGTTATCATTGATGTGGATGCGTTTGCACTTCAAAATGTTTATGAAATCCTACCCGATGTTGATCATGAACGGATAACCCTGCTGCTTGATGTTGGGGCGTCCAAAACAAGTTTGAATATACTTCAGAATAAAAATTCCATGATGATGCGGGACATGACCAACGGATGCGACCAGCTTGTCGCTGCTGTCTGTGAACGACTTGAGATTGACCGGGAAAAGGCTTTACAGATCATCATGGGTGAGGTCGATTATCCGGAATTCGAACAGGCGTTGGGCGACCTTTATGAAATGGTTGTCAGCAACTGGTGTTCAGATATCTGTGAGGTGGTTTATACCTTTGAGTCCAGCCCCGGAAATGCCGGGGTGGAAAATATTGTTGTCAGCGGCGGGGGTGGTTTCATAGACCTGCTGGCTGAGAAATTGAATAGTGAGCTGAAGGTCGCAGTCTCAAAGATTAATCCCTTTGCCGGACTGGTCAGCGATTCAAAAGAACTTGGCGAACTGGAAGCGTACCAGCTTCTTGCCCCCATTGCCCTGGGGCTTGCCATGAGACGGGTGGATGACAAATGATACGAATCAATCTGTTGCCGTTCAGGCTTGCCAGGAAAAAGGAGAATATCCGCCGCCAGGTGTCCGTATTCTTTCTTTCCCTTGTTTTTATTCTTTTGGCATTGGGTTGGGTGTTCTTTACACTGAACCATGAAATTAGCCGAACACGGAATGAGGTTACCCAGATAAAGGCCGAAAGCCTTAAGTATAAGAAGAAGGCAGATAAAGTTTCCCAGATTAAGAAAAATTTGGCGATTCTGGAGGATAAGCTGACCATCGTTGATAATTTAAAAAAAAGAAAAGATGAGCAGCAGATTTTATTAGAACAGTTGGCGCAACGGCTTGTAGAAACAAAAATGTGGTTGTCTAGTGTTTCCGCAGATGCCAAAACCGTTTCTTTAAAAGGGATTGCCTTTGATAATACGACCATTGCGGAATTTATGAGAAAGCTTGAAAGTTTTAAGATGTTTGGGGCAGTAGACTTAAAGCGCTCACAAACAAAGGTGTTTGACGATAATCTTCGGTTAAAGGAATTTGAAATATTCTGCACAAAGACACCGCCCGAACAGACTGATAAGGATGGGAAGTCCAAAAAAGGGAAAAAATAATGGCCGGGAAAAAGAAAGATAGCAATGTGAAAAAAAGTGGACAGATGGATGCCCTGTTTGAAAAAATAGGTGCATTAACCAAAGTCCAGCGTCTGCTTATCTGTTTTGGCACATTGGGTTTAATTGGTGCCGGGTTTTATTTCCTCTTGCTTGGCCCAAAGCTTGATAGCCTTACGGCCGCCAGGCAAAATTTGGAAAATCAGAAGAATCTTTTGTCAACGTACAAGATCAAAGCCGCTGCCCTTGAAAAAGTGGAAGCCCAGATGGCCCAAGCCCAGGAACAGTTCAACATTGCCATGACGGCCCTGCCGGATAAAAGAGAACTGCCATCTTTGCTGGATGAAATATCCAAGGCAGGAAGGGATGCCGGGCTTGAGGTCCAGTTGTTTGCACCCCAGAACATGGTAAATAATAAGTTTTATACAGAAATTCCATTTTCCATGACGATTGCGGGTCGTTACCACCAGATAGCCGAATTTTTTTACCGGGTCGCAGGACTCAATCGTGTTGTTAATATATCGGCCATTAATATGGACCGGATGTCAGGAAAAGATGCGGCCGACAGAAATAAAATCCAGATGAAATGCGTTGCCGTTACATACATGTTTGTTGAGCCCAAAGAAGATGAGAATACAGGTAAGAAGGGCAAAAAGAGACGCAAAAGGGGGTAGAGGGTGTCGGATATGGAAAAATTAATTAAAATATGTTGTGTGGTCGGCTTGGGGGTCTCATTCTTGTTCGTATCCGCTTGTAATGAGGAGCAAGCCCCATCTCCAAAATTGACAAAGCCGCCCCAGGTGATTTCCAAATCTATTTCCAAATCAAATCCGTCGGCAACACAAACGGATATTCCAGGGGATGCCGGGAAAAAACAGGCATCGGTACCTGATTTGAAATCAGCTCAAAATTCAGTTAATGACAGACAAGCTGGCGACGACAGTAATGGTGCAGTCGGTTTAAAAAAAGCCGGTATTTCTAGACCCATGGAAAAATATGACAGCAAGGGTCGCGTGGATCCGTTTATTCCTTTGATTGCTGAAAAGAACGCGTTTGCAGGGTCTGGTTCATCTGAGGATCCAAAACCTAAGAGAATATTGACACCCCTGGAGAGACTGGAATTAAGCCAGGTTAAGCTGGTAGCGGTTGTTGAAATGCAGAGCCGGACTATTGCCATGGTGGAGGAGGCTACCGGTAAAGGGTATGAGGTCTCCATTGGTACTTATATCGGGCCAAATGGCGGGAGAGTTACTTCCATTAATAATAAGGGCATTAAAATTGAAGAAAATGTAAAAGATTATCAGGGAAAACACCGTAAGCGGTATGAGGAGATTAAATTTCATAAAAGCGAGGATGGGGAATAAGATGATGGTTAATTATCGGTCTGCTGTCAGACATTATGGGACAGGTCTTATCATGTCGGTTCTGCTGCTTTCCTTTACGGCAGGGTGCGTAACCCAAGAAACTGCAGCACCAGCGAGTACAGCCAAGGTGCAGGAAAGCCGGGCGTCACAGGACGATTCTGCGTCTTTGCCCAAAACGGTTGATAAAATATGGGTTAACCCGGAAGCAGATGCGTTTGAGGTATGGATACAGGGTTCCCCAGGTTTGAATGATTATACGTCCATTAAGCAGGTTTTCCCCTTTGCCGTGAGCGTCTATCTGTCCAATGTCCGTCTTGCCCCCGGTGTGGATGCCGGACCCTTTTCCGACCCCCGTGTCAGCGGTATAAAGGTGGGATTTGTTGACGAGGCTCAGACGACCGTCAAGGTGGATATTCTGCTCAAGGCAGATCTGCCGTACATTGTGGAGGAAAAACCGGGCCGTTTAGGTATCATTCTCAAGGGCAGTCGGGACTCTTATCAACAGACGGCTGGGTCAGACCCTGTTATATATGAACCCGGACAGGGTTTGAAAGCGCCTGCGGTGCTGCCCGAAGATGTTCCTATTCCTGGAACAACAGCCCATCTGACCCATATTGAATTTGATAACAATGATTTTGGTCAGTCTGATATTCAGATTTTAACGGATCATCCGGTTCGATACGAAACAATTCAGAACCGCAATGATTCCCTTGGACTGATTTTGTATAATACAATGGTACCCCTACATCATCAACGGCCTCTTATGACCCGGTATTTTAATTCTGCCGTGGAACAGGTCATGCCCCAGCCAAATCCAGAAAATCCCAATGATACACTGG encodes the following:
- a CDS encoding SPFH domain-containing protein, with the translated sequence MGTNNLIYLEVLEWFDETGQELVHRLPEKGSGEIKFGAQLIVRESQAAVFFYQGKAVGAFGPGRHTLKTANIPILTKIASLPWAMESPLKAEVFFANLKTFTNLKWGTRDPVAFKDKDLGLVRLRAFGVFNLKIVQPVLFINTLAGTQGIYTSADISDYLNQVVVSRFNDYIGEKVSSLFDLPEHYDELGKGLTQRLREDFSAFGLALTHLYINAITPPPEVQQAIDDKSRLELFNDMNKLMQMKTAMAMEKIAESPQGIASDGAQAGIGLGLGMMLPGMFSQQMLAPAEQPADQTPQTTACPECQNQIPLDAKFCPQCGHQQVIFARCQYCGKNITPSTKFCPRCGKRVVEKTKEKICSNCGAKNLPESIFCNQCGEKY
- a CDS encoding FeoA domain-containing protein → MPDRDQQEKEQFRRLFGRRGLDRFEERFQILDSFLKLEGHVSLAQIADQVRQDGLGVDNEFLQQCMDQLCRFGFASQVVFDRDETLLYEHRQLGVHHDHMVCTQCGAIIEFNDDALEHLQEKLAAEYGFFMLQHKMEIYGLCGQCMAQRDDLIPLSKARIGEKVEIVNVAAGRKMQMRFASMGLRTGIFVEIISSAMGGQIVIASDCNRLILCAGMASKIWVRPEKRSEGVSDDGTGGQFLPFFSESLPIIRMAPGKQGSIARVNGGHFSRRRLGKMGFHPGVLVQVINNSPLSKSIEVMVRGHRFSLSEKDASKIFVENITP
- a CDS encoding SH3 domain-containing protein; the protein is MYRVKKNYSLIILVCCLFIFLCAGMALASERLSVRSSVANLRNGSGTKYKVLWQVEKYHPFLVINKKKDWYEVKDFEGDTAWIHKTLLGKTDTVISIKSKCNIRSKPDTSGDIVLRVERGVPFKVLGRKGDWINIEHTDGEVGWIFKKLVW
- a CDS encoding tetratricopeptide repeat protein; this translates as MANQGVSNERKKELAQMDPFQVGSTKFVQWASAHKKLLMISAGALVGVVVVFSAIMFSFKQSEIKASELAANAYEKYEEQYSQDQDAQKGYDAVKDDFQTLFDEYPNTSAGRMALIDFGKICFDAKVYDQAFDLYSQALSTVGNKAGVKNFLLCTMGTICELKNELEQGKSYYLRVEKGASNLLKDDARFALALIYEKLNDTDAGHQMYKKIAESPGSSIYKAIAQARIHK
- a CDS encoding sigma-54-dependent transcriptional regulator, producing MENILIVDDEKHYPMIIGEVLSEEGYTPFTASSGMEALDILKTQPIDLVLSDVKMPGMSGIDLLEKAKQIKPDLPVIIMTAFGSVEKAVEAMHKGAYTFILKPFENDALIAHIAKALSMSKIIQENTLLKGAIQSRYQFDNIIGKSKLMQGLYEIIKKVAPTSASVLVEGESGTGKELVAKSIHYNSMRKDHLLVAVNCSAFAQSLLESELFGHEKGAFTGAAGLKKGRFEMADKGTLFLDEIGELPMPLQVKLLRVLQERTVERVGGTVSLPVDFRLIAATNKILEDEVKKGNFREDLYYRLNVVKANIPPLRDRIEDIPLLINHFIKKYTQGPETAGVVTGIDKEAVQRLCDYEWKGNVRELENVIERAVILAPGNMITVSDLPSQIRNPKSGTLQLDGIPDGVGLSETLAAVEKRMILRAMKISGNVQTKAAKILGIGKSGLNQKLKKFNLDKELKLDNK
- a CDS encoding two-component system sensor histidine kinase NtrB, coding for MKKKQQKEPGNSGTRPFVLVKAFTVSSLIVMLTATIVIAALNAHWVRKILLEKSKEYNRLLVENLNHQIFLRFVWPVVFKHGEIKLREPDQYQLLDTVVKSTLHSFHVEMVNIYATDNIIAYSLDKAQIGKENVGGVHYEKAMKKKVTSKLVQQGNWIELTFWFPQETKIITFAPLMQEVQLTREKDRMVIGVIEIIRDVSDDYQEVFKLQGLIVVSCAIIMGILFLILRFVVKHGENIIERRAEERLKLEEKLRQAEHLSAIGEMTAGVSHEIRNPLGIIKSSAQLMKKKMAKWDPSSSIPGIIVEESTRLDRIITDFLDFAKPKIADLRPCCLEDIIEKNIAFLASSEEHKDIKIIRKYQGCPPDILGDPAMLYQAFLNIFLNAFQAMGQENGSITIATWHESGFVHASFSDTGPGIDEDVLKKIWTPFFTTKEMGTGLGLGIIKNIIQAHQGEINITNAEPCGTRVEIRLPAAPQNIQEF
- the pilM gene encoding type IV pilus biogenesis protein PilM yields the protein MIFGKKDHLVGIDIGAAFIKVAELKMSKKGSTLHKFGIAKVPDGMIQDGRIIDMEGVAEIIRSLFQSQKIKEKNVALSTGGNSVVIKTISTSKVPDEELHRNIRAEAEQYIPYDIDDVNIDYQILGDSEHSVEQMNVLLVAVRQDLVDEYVELIHMAGLNPVIIDVDAFALQNVYEILPDVDHERITLLLDVGASKTSLNILQNKNSMMMRDMTNGCDQLVAAVCERLEIDREKALQIIMGEVDYPEFEQALGDLYEMVVSNWCSDICEVVYTFESSPGNAGVENIVVSGGGGFIDLLAEKLNSELKVAVSKINPFAGLVSDSKELGELEAYQLLAPIALGLAMRRVDDK
- a CDS encoding PilN domain-containing protein — encoded protein: MIRINLLPFRLARKKENIRRQVSVFFLSLVFILLALGWVFFTLNHEISRTRNEVTQIKAESLKYKKKADKVSQIKKNLAILEDKLTIVDNLKKRKDEQQILLEQLAQRLVETKMWLSSVSADAKTVSLKGIAFDNTTIAEFMRKLESFKMFGAVDLKRSQTKVFDDNLRLKEFEIFCTKTPPEQTDKDGKSKKGKK
- a CDS encoding type 4a pilus biogenesis protein PilO, whose product is MAGKKKDSNVKKSGQMDALFEKIGALTKVQRLLICFGTLGLIGAGFYFLLLGPKLDSLTAARQNLENQKNLLSTYKIKAAALEKVEAQMAQAQEQFNIAMTALPDKRELPSLLDEISKAGRDAGLEVQLFAPQNMVNNKFYTEIPFSMTIAGRYHQIAEFFYRVAGLNRVVNISAINMDRMSGKDAADRNKIQMKCVAVTYMFVEPKEDENTGKKGKKRRKRG
- a CDS encoding pilus assembly protein PilP, whose translation is MEKLIKICCVVGLGVSFLFVSACNEEQAPSPKLTKPPQVISKSISKSNPSATQTDIPGDAGKKQASVPDLKSAQNSVNDRQAGDDSNGAVGLKKAGISRPMEKYDSKGRVDPFIPLIAEKNAFAGSGSSEDPKPKRILTPLERLELSQVKLVAVVEMQSRTIAMVEEATGKGYEVSIGTYIGPNGGRVTSINNKGIKIEENVKDYQGKHRKRYEEIKFHKSEDGE